A genomic window from Camelina sativa cultivar DH55 chromosome 2, Cs, whole genome shotgun sequence includes:
- the LOC104749119 gene encoding putative cysteine-rich receptor-like protein kinase 32, giving the protein MSHNHLLSILCFIILVFSFGYVSAQKCGENLFFRPNGTYDTNRRLVLSTLASNVSSRDGYYNVSAGEGAGRIYALGLCIPGTDPKVCSECIQPASDGLLKNCPNQTESWDWRADKTLCFVRYSNRSFFNDTDLDPTTAEYLNLXFQQVTGDVSEYNRTWEDFMARMISAASSSTPGSLAGRHYAANITPLPGFRRIYVLMQCTPGISSVDCDACLQASVRSYQGCCGGKQGGTIRRPVCFFRFDPYPFLDAFDSITSSPPPQSSKDPQESQLTASPPPPLDGKKISTGVIVAIVFSVVILVALLALGLIALKRRQSYKALKLTNDDITSPQSLQFDFKTIEAATDRFSENNKVGQGGFGEVYKGCVCIPNGTEVAVKRLSKNSGQGSQEFKNEVVLVAKLQHRNLVRLLGFCLEGDEQILVYEFVPNKSLDYFLFDPTKRPQLDWRRRYNIIGGIARGILYLHQDSRLTIIHRDLKASNILLDDDMNPKIADFGMARIFGMEQTRANTSKIAGTL; this is encoded by the exons ATGTCTCATAACCATCTCTTGTCAATCCTCTGTTTTATTATACTCGTCTTCAGCTTCGGCTACGTATCTGCTCAAAAATGCGGAGAGAATCTGTTTTTCAGACCAAACGGTACGTATGATACGAACCGTCGTCTCGTTCTTTCAACTCTTGCTTCCAACGTTAGCTCTCGAGATGGCTACTACAACGTCTCGGCTGGTGAAGGCGCTGGAAGGATATATGCTTTAGGGCTATGTATTCCAGGGACTGATCCAAAGGTCTGTTCCGAATGTATCCAACCCGCGTCTGACGGTTTGTTAAAGAACTGTCCCAACCAGACCGAGTCATGGGACTGGAGAGCCGACAAGACGCTCTGTTTTGTTCGTTATTCCAACCGCTCGTTTTTCAACGACACTGACCTAGACCCGACCACAGcagaatatttaaatttagaNTTCCAAC aagTCACCGGAGATGTTTCAGAGTATAACAGAACATGGGAAGACTTCATGGCACGTATGATATCCGCAGCTTCGTCCTCAACTCCAGGCTCGCTTGCTGGCAGACATTACGCAGCAAACATAACTCCGTTGCCAGGTTTCCGGAGAATATACGTATTGATGCAGTGTACTCCAGGGATTTCTTCTGTGGATTGTGACGCTTGTCTTCAAGCAAGCGTTCGTTCGTACCAAGGTTGTTGCGGTGGTAAGCAAGGGGGTACTATTAGGAGACCTGTTTGCTTTTTTCGGTTTGATCCTTATCCGTTCCTAGATGCTTTCGATAGCATAACATCGTCCCCTCCTCCTCAAAGTTCTAAAGATCCTCAAGAATCTCAACTCACGGCgtcgcctcctcctcctctagaTGGCAAAAAGATTTCTACTGGAGTTATAGTGGCGATTGTCTTCTCCGTCGTCATACTCGTTGCGCTGTTAGCTCTAGGTTTGATTGCTTTGAAGAGAAGACAATCATACAAAGCATTAAAGCTTA CTAATGATGATATTACAAGTCCACAATCTCTGCAATTTGATTTCAAGACAATTGAAGCGGCAACTGATAGATTTTCGGAGAACAACAAAGTCGGTCAAGGTGGATTTGGTGAAGTTTACAAG GGGTGTGTATGTATACCAAATGGAACTGAAGTTGCGGTGAAGCGACTATCAAAAAATTCAGGACAAGGCTCGCAAGAGTTTAAGAACGAGGTTGTTCTTGTGGCGAAGCTTCAACATAGGAATCTTGTTAGGCTTCTTGGGTTTTGCTTGGAAGGAGACGAACAAATACTTGTCTATGAGTTTGTTCCCAACAAGAGTCTTGATTATTTCCTCTTCG ACCCAACAAAACGACCACAACTAGATTGGAGAAGACGGTACAATATCATTGGAGGGATTGCTCGAGGGATTCtctatcttcatcaagat
- the LOC104718775 gene encoding putative cysteine-rich receptor-like protein kinase 32 encodes MFIHNLLSILCFFLAISFGYVSAQKCVDSMFFRPNGTYDTNRHLILSNLASNVTSRNGYYNGSVGEGPERIYALGLCIPGTDPTLCSDCIQIASTGLLQNCPNQTDSYDWRSQKTLCFVRYSNSSFFNKMDLEPTMIIGDLNSGLFQGNLTDYSRTWDVFMNSMITRLGQTRYLADISPRIGSDRIYALMQCIPGISSEECVTCIQENVRVYQNCCSGFIGGTVRKPVCFFRWDGSAYLGAFGDTPSLPQPLSDRKTISTGAIVAIVVSAVIFVVLLALVLVFRKRRQSYKTLKPQTTDHGMNSPQSLQFDFVTIEAATDNFSRNNKLGQGGFGDVYKGILPNDTEVAVKRLSRNSGQGTQEFKNEVVIVAKLQHKNLVRLLGFCLEGDEKILVYEFVPNKSLDYFLFDLTKKIQLDWNRRYNIIGGITRGLLYLHQDSRLTIIHRDIKASNILLDVDLNPKIADFGMARNFRVDQTEDMTRRVVGTFGYMPPEYVTHGQFSTKSDVYSFGVLILEIVCGKKNSSFYHMDDSGGNLVTHVWRLWNNDSPLDLIDPAIKESYEKDEVVRCIHIGLLCVQETPADRPAMSTIFQMLTNRSITLPVPRPPGFFFRNRPDLDPLTYGSELGQSSSKSIPYSINEDSITRVTPR; translated from the exons atgtttataCACAATCTCTTgtcaatcctctgttttttcctCGCCATTAGCTTCGGCTACGTGTCTGCACAAAAATGCGTAGACTCAATGTTTTTCAGACCCAACGGTACTTATGACACAAACCGTCATCTCATTCTCTCAAATCTTGCTTCTAACGTCACTTCTCGAAACGGCTACTACAACGGTTCTGTCGGTGAAGGCCCTGAAAGAATCTATGCCTTAGGTCTCTGTATCCCAGGGACTGATCCAACGCTCTGTTCTGATTGTATCCAAATCGCATCTACAGGTTTGTTACAAAACTGCCCGAACCAGACCGACTCATACGACTGGAGATCTCAGAAAACACTCTGTTTCGTTCGTTACTCCAACAGCTCGTTTTTCAACAAAATGGATCTAGAGCCGACAATGATAATAGGAGATCTGAATAGTGGACTATTCCAAGGGAACCTTACAGATTATTCAAGAACATGGGACGTGTTCATGAACTCTATGATCACACGACTCGGTCAAACTCGGTACCTGGCCGATATATCTCCTCGGATAGGCTCTGATCGTATATACGCGCTGATGCAGTGTATTCCGGGGATATCTTCTGAGGAATGTGTAACGTGTATTCAAGAAAATGTCCGTGTGTACCAGAATTGCTGCAGTGGGTTCATAGGAGGAACTGTTCGCAAGCCGGTCTGCTTCTTCCGGTGGGATGGTTCTGCATATCTTGGTGCCTTTGGTGACACGCCATCTCTACCTCAGCCTCTTTCAGATAGGAAAACAATATCTACGGGAGCTATTGTAGCGATTGTTGTTTCCGCGGTTATATTTGTGGTGCTGCTTGCTTTAGTATTGGTCTTTCGGAAGAGAAGACAATCATACAAAACACTAAAACCTCAGa CTACTGATCATGGCATGAATAGTCCACAGTCACTGCAATTTGATTTTGTGACAATCGAAGCGGCAACAGATAATTTTTCGAGGAATAATAAGCTAGGTCAAGGCGGATTTGGTGACGTTTACAAG GGAATCTTACCAAATGATACAGAAGTTGCGGTGAAGCGACTATCGAGAAATTCAGGACAAGGCACTCAAGAGTTCAAGAACGAAGTTGTGATTGTGGCGAAGCTTCAACACAAGAATCTTGTTAGGCTTCTTGGGTTTTGTTTAGAAGGAGACGAAAAGATACTTGTCTACGAGTTTGTTCCCAACAAGAGCCTTGACTATTTCCTCTTTG ACCTAACAAAGAAAATTCAGCTAGACTGGAATAGACGGTACAACATCATAGGAGGGATTACGAGAGGGCTTCTCTATCTTCATCAAGACTCACGACTCACCATAATACACCGTGACATCAAAGCGAGTAACATTCTTTTAGACGTTGATTTGAATCCGAAAATAGCGGATTTCGGAATGGCAAGGAATTTCAGGGTGGACCAAACTGAAGACATGACCAGAAGAGTGGTTGGAACCTT CGGTTACATGCCTCCAGAATATGTGACGCATGGCCAATTCTCCACCAAATCTGATGTTTACAGTTTTGGAGTACTGATTCTGGAGATTGTTTGTGGCAAGAAGAATAGCAGCTTCTATCATATGGATGATTCTGGTGGAAATTTGGTTACCCAT GTATGGAGACTTTGGAACAATGATTCACCGTTGGATCTCATTGACCCCGCGATTAAGGAAAGCTATGAGAAGGATGAAGTCGTTAGATGCATCCATATTGGACTATTATGTGTTCAAGAAACTCCTGCAGATCGACCGGCTATGTCTACAATCTTTCAAATGCTTACCAATAGATCCATTACTCTACCTGTACCTCGACCACCCGGATTTTTCTTCAGGAACAGACCCGATTTAGACCCTTTAACTTATGGATCCGAGTTGGGGCAATCCAGCAGCAAGTCTATTCCTTATTCCATCAACGAAGATTCAATAACTAGAGTCACTCCTCGTTGA
- the LOC104718786 gene encoding putative cysteine-rich receptor-like protein kinase 31 isoform X1: MCLNNLFSILCLIFVVSFRFVSTQKCGDSMFFRPNGTYDTNRRLVLSTLASNVSSRKDRFYNVSVGEEGPGRIYALGLCIPETDPKVCSDCIQAASEGLLKNCPNQTDSFDWRGDKTLCFVRYTNSSFFNKIDLEPTLTFYNMRRFRGDLTNYNRTWDALMKFMITRVGQLKYLADVSPEIGSDRIYTLMQCIPGISSSDCETCIDLSVRNYQRCCSSFVGGVVAKPVCFFRWDGYDYLGAFGNTQSSPPQESQPMPLPPPPDGKKISTGAIVGIVVSAVTLVVLLTLGLVIWKRRQSYKTLNPQTDDDMISPQSLQFDFATIEAATDKFSSNNKLGQGGFGDVYKGMLPNETEIAVKRLSRNSGQGTQEFKNEVVIVAKLQHKNLVRLLGFCLERDEKILVYEFVPNKSLDYFLFDPTKKSQLDWKRRYNIIGGITRGLLYLHQDSRLTIIHRDIKASNILIDADMNPKIADFGMARNFRVDQTEDNTGRVVGTFGYMPPEYVTHGQFSTKSDVYSFGVLVLEIVCGKKNSSFYQIDDSGGNLVTHVWRLWNNDSPLDLIDPGIKESYDHDEVIRCIHIGILCVQETPADRPAMSTIFQMLTNSYITLPVPRPPGFFFRNRQNLDPLTYGSEPGQSNSMSVPYSRDSESNTIVTPR, from the exons atgtgtctGAACAATCTCTTTTCAATCCTCTGTCTTATCTTCGTCGTTAGTTTCCGTTTTGTCTCTACACAAAAATGCGGGGACTCAATGTTTTTCAGACCTAACGGTACTTATGACACAAACCGTCGTCTCGTTCTTTCAACTCTTGCTTCCAACGTCAGTTCTCGAAAAGACCGCTTCTACAACGTCTCGGTCGGTGAAGAAGGACCTGGAAGGATCTATGCCTTAGGTCTCTGTATCCCAGAGACTGATCCAAAGGTATGTTCAGATTGTATCCAAGCAGCATCCGAAGGTTTACTTAAAAACTGTCCGAACCAGACCGACTCATTCGACTGGAGAGGCGACAAGACGCTCTGTTTCGTCCGTTACACCAACAGCTCGTTTTTCAACAAGATCGATTTAGAACCAACGTTAACATTTTATAATATGCGAAGGTTTCGAGGGGACCTTACAAATTATAATAGAACATGGGACGCGCTCATGAAATTTATGATCACCCGAGTCGGTCAACTTAAATACCTGGCCGACGTATCCCCTGAAATAGGTTCTGATCGTATATACACTCTGATGCAGTGTATTCCGGGGATATCATCAAGCGACTGCGAAACCTGTATTGATCTAAGTGTCCGTAATTATCAGAGATGCTGCAGTAGCTTCGTAGGTGGAGTCGTTGCCAAGCCAGTCTGCTTTTTCCGGTGGGATGGTTACGACTATCTTGGTGCCTTTGGTAACACGCAATCATCACCTCCTCAAGAATCTCAACCCATGCCGCTTCCTCCTCCACcagatggaaaaaaaatatctacgGGAGCTATTGTGGGGATTGTTGTGTCAGCGGTTACACTCGTGGTGCTGCTCACTTTAGGATTAGTTATTTGGAAGAGAAGACAATCATACAAAACATTAAATCCTCAAA CTGATGATGACATGATAAGTCCACAGTCTCTCCAATTTGATTTTGCAACAATTGAAGCGGCAACCGATAAATTTTCGAGCAATAATAAGCTAGGTCAAGGCGGATTTGGTGACGTTtacaag GGTATGCTaccaaatgaaacagaaattgCCGTGAAGCGGCTATCAAGAAATTCAGGACAAGGCACACAAGAGTTTAAGAACGAAGTTGTGATTGTGGCGAAGCTTCAACACAAGAATCTTGTTAGGCTTCTTGGGTTTTGTTTagaaagagatgaaaagatACTTGTCTACGAGTTTGTTCCCAACAAGAGCCTTGATTATTTCCTCTTTG ATCCAACAAAGAAGAGCCAGCTAGATTGGAAAAGACGGTACAACATCATAGGAGGGATTACGCGAGGGCTTCTCTATCTTCATCAAGACTCACGACTCACCATCATACACCGTGACATCAAAGCGAGTAACATTCTTATAGATGCTGATATGAACCCTAAAATAGCAGATTTCGGAATGGCCAGGAATTTCAGAGTGGACCAAACTGAAGACAATACAGGAAGAGTCGTTGGAACCTT CGGGTACATGCCACCAGAGTATGTGACGCATGGTCAGTTCTCTACCAAATCTGATGTTTATAGCTTTGGAGTATTGGTTCTAGAGATTGTTTGTGGCAAGAAGAATAGCAGCTTCTACCAGATTGATGATTCAGGGGGAAATTTGGTGACACAT GTTTGGAGGCTTTGGAATAATGATTCACCCTTAGATCTTATTGACCCTGGGATAAAGGAAAGCTACGATCATGATGAAGTTATTAGATGTATCCATATCGGAATTTTATGTGTTCAAGAAACTCCAGCGGATCGTCCAGCCATGTCTACAATCTTTCAAATGCTTACCAATAGCTACATTACTCTACCTGTGCCTCGACCACCCGGTTTTTTCTTCAGGAACAGACAAAATTTAGACCCTTTAACCTATGGATCCGAGCCGGGGCAATCCAACAGCATGTCTGTTCCTTATTCTAGAGACAGTGAATCAAACACTATAGTCACTCCTCGCTGA
- the LOC104718786 gene encoding putative cysteine-rich receptor-like protein kinase 31 isoform X2: MCLNNLFSILCLIFVVSFRFVSTQKCGDSMFFRPNGTYDTNRRLVLSTLASNVSSRKDRFYNVSVGEEGPGRIYALGLCIPETDPKVCSDCIQAASEGLLKNCPNQTDSFDWRGDKTLCFVRYTNSSFFNKIDLEPTLTFYNMRRFRGDLTNYNRTWDALMKFMITRVGQLKYLADVSPEIGSDRIYTLMQCIPGISSSDCETCIDLSVRNYQRCCSSFVGGVVAKPVCFFRWDGYDYLGAFGNTQSSPPQESQPMPLPPPPDGKKISTGAIVGIVVSAVTLVVLLTLGLVIWKRRQSYKTLNPQTDDDMISPQSLQFDFATIEAATDKFSSNNKLGQGGFGDVYKGMLPNETEIAVKRLSRNSGQGTQEFKNEVVIVAKLQHKNLVRLLGFCLERDEKILVYEFVPNKSLDYFLFDPTKKSQLDWKRRYNIIGGITRGLLYLHQDSRLTIIHRDIKASNILIDADMNPKIADFGMARNFRVDQTEDNTGRVVGTFGYMPPEYVTHGQFSTKSDVYSFGVLVLEIVCGKKNSSFYQIDDSGGNLVTHALE; the protein is encoded by the exons atgtgtctGAACAATCTCTTTTCAATCCTCTGTCTTATCTTCGTCGTTAGTTTCCGTTTTGTCTCTACACAAAAATGCGGGGACTCAATGTTTTTCAGACCTAACGGTACTTATGACACAAACCGTCGTCTCGTTCTTTCAACTCTTGCTTCCAACGTCAGTTCTCGAAAAGACCGCTTCTACAACGTCTCGGTCGGTGAAGAAGGACCTGGAAGGATCTATGCCTTAGGTCTCTGTATCCCAGAGACTGATCCAAAGGTATGTTCAGATTGTATCCAAGCAGCATCCGAAGGTTTACTTAAAAACTGTCCGAACCAGACCGACTCATTCGACTGGAGAGGCGACAAGACGCTCTGTTTCGTCCGTTACACCAACAGCTCGTTTTTCAACAAGATCGATTTAGAACCAACGTTAACATTTTATAATATGCGAAGGTTTCGAGGGGACCTTACAAATTATAATAGAACATGGGACGCGCTCATGAAATTTATGATCACCCGAGTCGGTCAACTTAAATACCTGGCCGACGTATCCCCTGAAATAGGTTCTGATCGTATATACACTCTGATGCAGTGTATTCCGGGGATATCATCAAGCGACTGCGAAACCTGTATTGATCTAAGTGTCCGTAATTATCAGAGATGCTGCAGTAGCTTCGTAGGTGGAGTCGTTGCCAAGCCAGTCTGCTTTTTCCGGTGGGATGGTTACGACTATCTTGGTGCCTTTGGTAACACGCAATCATCACCTCCTCAAGAATCTCAACCCATGCCGCTTCCTCCTCCACcagatggaaaaaaaatatctacgGGAGCTATTGTGGGGATTGTTGTGTCAGCGGTTACACTCGTGGTGCTGCTCACTTTAGGATTAGTTATTTGGAAGAGAAGACAATCATACAAAACATTAAATCCTCAAA CTGATGATGACATGATAAGTCCACAGTCTCTCCAATTTGATTTTGCAACAATTGAAGCGGCAACCGATAAATTTTCGAGCAATAATAAGCTAGGTCAAGGCGGATTTGGTGACGTTtacaag GGTATGCTaccaaatgaaacagaaattgCCGTGAAGCGGCTATCAAGAAATTCAGGACAAGGCACACAAGAGTTTAAGAACGAAGTTGTGATTGTGGCGAAGCTTCAACACAAGAATCTTGTTAGGCTTCTTGGGTTTTGTTTagaaagagatgaaaagatACTTGTCTACGAGTTTGTTCCCAACAAGAGCCTTGATTATTTCCTCTTTG ATCCAACAAAGAAGAGCCAGCTAGATTGGAAAAGACGGTACAACATCATAGGAGGGATTACGCGAGGGCTTCTCTATCTTCATCAAGACTCACGACTCACCATCATACACCGTGACATCAAAGCGAGTAACATTCTTATAGATGCTGATATGAACCCTAAAATAGCAGATTTCGGAATGGCCAGGAATTTCAGAGTGGACCAAACTGAAGACAATACAGGAAGAGTCGTTGGAACCTT CGGGTACATGCCACCAGAGTATGTGACGCATGGTCAGTTCTCTACCAAATCTGATGTTTATAGCTTTGGAGTATTGGTTCTAGAGATTGTTTGTGGCAAGAAGAATAGCAGCTTCTACCAGATTGATGATTCAGGGGGAAATTTGGTGACACAT GCTTTGGAATAA